Part of the Phoenix dactylifera cultivar Barhee BC4 unplaced genomic scaffold, palm_55x_up_171113_PBpolish2nd_filt_p 000931F, whole genome shotgun sequence genome, TGCTCGAGAAGGCGCAGCCGAGGATTCCGGCATCTCCTTCGGCTTGGGCCTCACATTCTCCCCCCCTTAaataaaatttcgtcctcgaaatttacatACCTGAGACTCCAAAGAGTTGCGGATGCCTCGCACGCACTTCATCCTCAAGCTCCCAAGTTGCCTCTTTTTCTGAATGGTTGCTCCATTGTACTTTCACATAGGGGATGGTGCCGCCTCAAAACTTGCTCCTTGCGATCGATAATACGTAAAGGAAATTCTTCATAAGTCAAATCTTCGTCAACTTGCAATGGCTCATATTGTACCACGTGACTGGGATCCGAGATATACTTCCTTAGTAAGgaaacatgaaaaacattgtgTACTTTAGATAGCCCGGGTGGCAAGGCTAATCTGTAAGCAACCTCTCCAACTCTATCCAAAATCTCAAAGGGCCCGATGTAGCGAGGACTTAGTTTACTATGTCTCCCAAATCTCATGACACCTTTCGAGGGTGAAATCTTCAAGAAAGCACAATCACCTGCTTGAAATTCTACTTCTCTCCGCTTTTTATCTGCCCAACTCTTCTGTCTATCCCGAGCTGCCTTGAGTCTTTCTCTGATCAACAAGATTTTCTCCCTGGCATTTTGCACTAATTTCGGACCCAATAACTTCTTCTCTCCGACATCATCCCAATGCAGAGGAGACCTGCACTTCCTCCCATAAAGAGCTTCATATGGTGCCATCTTGATGCTAGAATGATAACTattattataagcaaactcCACCAAGGCTATATGATTATCCCAGCAACCTCCAAGATCAACTGTACATGTTCTCAACATATCCTCTAAGGTCTGGATTGTCCTTTCTGACTGACCATCGGTCTGAGGATGGTAAGCGGTGCTGAGCCTCAATTCAGTATTCATGGCATCCTGAAAACTTCTCCAAAATCTAGATACAAATCGTGGGTCCCGATCAGACACAATGCTCCCCGGTACCCCATGTAGGCGCACGATTTCGTCAATGTACCTCTGCGCCAGCCTATCAAGTGAAGTGCCAACCCTAAAGGGTAAAAAGTGAGCTGACTTTGTGAGGCGATCAAAAATTACCCATACTGCATCATTTTTCTTGACTGTCTTGGGAAGCCCGATAACGAAGTCCATGGTGATATGTTCTCATTTCCATTCTGGTATCTCCAATGGCTCCAACAATCCTGTAGGTCTTTGGTGGTCAGCTTTCACTTGTTGGCATACCAAGCACCGAGCTACGAACTCGGCTATCTCTCTTTTCATACCATTCCACCAAAAATGTTTCCTTAAATCTCTATACATCTTAGTGCTTCCAGGATGAATAGAGAAATGGGATTGGTGAGCTTCCTCCAAAATCTCTTTCTTCAAGTCAGCATCTTTAGGTACACACAGTCTACTCCCAAATCGTAGAGTACCATCTGGGTGAATCCTGAGTTCGAGTCGCAACCCTCTTTCTACATCTTTGATAAGCCGACACATCTATGCATCTGTTTGTTGGGCAGCCTTTATTTTCTCTATCAATGTGGGTTGTACCATCAAACTAGCCAGCATGCTCCCAGCATCCTTGGTAGTAACCCCAATCTGCATCATGTGGAGATCTTTCAAAATTTGCTTTTGAGTAGTGAGCAAGGCTGTTGTGCCCACTGCTGACTTCCTACTGAGGGCATCTGCCACCACATTAACCTTCCCCGGATGATACTTAATATTTAAATCATAATCTTTCAGTAATTCAAGCCATCTCCTCTGCCTCATGTTTAACTCTTTCTGGGTAAATATATACTTCAAGCTTTTGTGATCAGTAAATATATCACATGGCTCCCCATACAGATAGTGTCGCCAAATTTTTAAAGCGAAGACTACCGCTGCTAATTCCAAATCATGTGTCGGATAGTTCTGCTCATAGGGCTTCAAATGTCTAGAGGCGTAAGCCACTACTTTATCATTTTGCATCAGTACACAGCTTAACCCCTTCTTGGAGGCATCACTATAAATGGTGAAACCCCCAGTATTAGACGGCAGAGTGAGAACGGGAGCAGACACTAACCATCGCTTTAACTCCTGAAAGCTTCGTTCACAATCCTCGCTCCATTCAAACTTTGCTCGCTTCTGGGTTAAACGAGTCAAAGGAGTAGCTATCCGGAAAAACCCTTCCACAAATCTTCTATAGTACCCAGCCAATCCCAAGAAGCTTCTAATCTCAGTCACATTTGTAGGATGAGGCTAGTCCACCACTGCTTCTATTTTCTTTGGGTCCACTGATACCCCTTCTTTGGAAATCACGTGCCCGAGGAATGCGATGTTGTCCAGCCAAAACTCGCATTTGCTCAATTTGGCATAGAGCTTCTTCTCCCGAAGAGTTTGCAACACCTTTCTCAAATGATCTTCATGTTCTTCCTTGCTCATAGAATAGATCAATATGTCATCTATGAAAACAATAACAAAGTGGTCCAAATATTGCTTGAAGGCTCTGTTCATCAAGTCCATAAAGGCAGCAGGTGCATTGGTTAGTCCAAAAGACATAACCAAAAATTCATAATGGCCGTACCTGATTTGAAATGCAGTCTTAGGCACATCCTCAGctcttatttttaattgatgaTAACCGGATCGcaaatctatcttggagaagatTTGGGCACCTTGCAGCTGATCAAATAAGTCATCAATGCGGGGCAAAGGGTACTTGTTCCTAACTGTCACCTTGTTCAGCTCTCGGTAATCAATACACAGCCGCATacttccatccttcttctttacaaataGTACAGGAGCTCCCCATGGAGAAACACTCGGGCGGATGAATTTCTTATCTAGAAGCTCCTGTAGCTGAACTTTCAATTCTCTCAGCTCCGCAGGGGCCATCCGGTAAGGAGCCTTAGAGATTGGTCCAACACCCAGTATGAGATTAATTTCAAAGTCAATTTCTCGATTAGGAGGTAGTCCAGGTAGCTCCTCCGGAAAAACATCTGGATATTCCCTTACAACAGGGATATTGTCCGGTCCTGATTCTTTTTGAGTGTCCATAATATAGGCTAGATAGGCCTGACATCCCTTTCCTAGCACCTTCCTTGCACTCATAGCAGAAATAATATGCAAGGAGGGCTTTATGGTGGGTGCATCACCTTGGTAGAAGAATTTCAGATTATCAGGCATCTGGAACACTACCTTCTTGCCATAGCAGTCAATATGAGCATGATATTCAGACAGCCAGTTCATCCCAAGAATCACATCAAAGTCATGTATATCTAATTGTATCAAGTCTGCCATCAGTTCTCTATCTCCTATCTGAATTATGcagttcttaaaaataaaatcaactaCTACTGTTTTCTTAAGAGGAGTGGCAACATGTAGTGGCTCATCTAGCTTATCAGGTGTGCGATTCAAGGAGGCAAAAAACTTGGAGGATATAAAGGAATGAGTAGAGCCAGAATCAAATAATACATAAGCATCTATAGTATTAATGGGAATCATACCTGCCACCACTTCGTCACTGGCACTAGCGTCCTGCTGTGTTAGTGCAAAAACCCGTGCACCACCCTTCTGTCTTTGATCAATAGGTCTGGCAGGCCCAGAGTCATTCTCCTTTTTATTTGGACAGTCACGTGCTATGTGCCCCGGCTACCCACAAATGAAACAGGCTCCTGCTTTCTTTAGACAAGGTCCAGCATGGAATTTATCACAGTAGTAACAAGCTTCAAATCTCTTCTTATTTGGAGGGCCTTCAGAGTCCCTTGGCTATTTAATTTGATTCCCTAATATTCTAGGCTTCTTCTGGCTACCCCTTTCTCTTTCTGATCTAATCAGTTCAGCTTCAACCTTCAGAGCCCTGTCGAGTACATCCCTGTAACTATTAAAAATTAGAACTGACAACCGGGATCGAATTCCGTATCTCAAGCCTTGCTCAAATCTGTTGGCCTTGCTTTGATCATCCTCCATAAGTCGAGGACAGAACCGGCCTAATTCATTAAACTTATTGGCATACTCCAGCACCGTCATATTCTCTGACTGCATTAAAGATAGGAACTCATTCTCCTTTGTCAGCCTTACTGACTTAGGAAAATACTGATCATAGAATATATCCTTGAATCCATCCCAAGTCAGTTGTTCATCATCACCCTCGAATGTAGCTCTCATGGCCGTCCACCAAAACTTGGCATTTCCTTTAAGCATGGGTATCGCCAGTCTGATCTTGACGTCTTCGGGAAATTGTAGTGCATCAAACATTTCTTCTATTTCTCGAATCCAAGTCTCAGCAGCTAAATAATCAGCTCCACCCTCGAACATAGGAGGATTCAGCCTACGGAACCTCTCATAGCAGGAGTCCATACGCTGTGCAGGTCGTACCATGGCCTGCATCTGTTGTTGCATCTGTTGTTGTATCAGTTGTTGCATTTGCTGTTGCTGTTGAAGGAGCTGAGTCATCACCTGATATACCCCAGCAAAATCTGGTTGGGTAGTGGTCGCAGTAGGAGCTGGCTCAGCTGGTTGGCTGGTAGTTCCTTGAGAGGGTGCTCTTGTCCCTCTCCTTTTAGCTGCAATATTCCTCAAAGCTCGTTCCTCTCTGTTCCTCATTTTTACCTATCAGAAGGCCAACATTTATCAGTTTCCATTGTTGAGCAACGGTAGGATTATGAAAATCTATCTACTTTTGTTTAACTAGTTAGACCCAACTAAATGAGACCTAACCATCTATTACTAGACTTTGAGTGTGCCTATCACCAAGCTCTAACTTCTATCCATGATCaaacctattgctctgataccactaaatgtcacgccccggatccggacatttattattattatttttttgttttgcatCCCAGATCCGGCTCATGACATGGCCGTGCTATTGTAGGTTGCTGCCCACAATAACACGCAGCCCATGATAAcaatattattttatgaaataaaaCCAAATCCGATCAAGTTTATTGACTAATCATAAAGAAGCAAATACGGAGCATCTAATCAAATACTTGAGTTTGCAATATTACAACCCAAACTTATTAACATAGATACTTCTAAGAGTCCCTATAACTATGCTTCCACTCCAATTTTCATTCACTCTTTTCTGCTCCAAATCGTCTTAATTAtctgaaataaataaagaaaacaacAGGAGAGGTATGAGCTTGctactcagtaagtaaccatgtaCTATCCCATTAGATCAAGCATAATTTTTCTCATGCCAATGCatcatttgaagaacttaacagaaaataaagcatttcataGATAAACTATTCAAAcaggttaaaaaaaaacaaaatatgctTCAACCATTCAAGTTCATAAACATGATAATTCAAGCCTTATAAAAATGTTGCCATTCATCCATACTTTATAAATCTTACTCTCAGacggatgtgctgctatggtcactataatcccgtgacaggGTTCGTATTCGTAGTCGACAAGTTTTATAACTTATTcttattcgttaccaactttaacccgttgACAGAGGGCCATATTCATTGGAATGCTAGCTCCAGAGGGGTCGACTGacctctatttctagaggtgggcatagctatctgagagttcataaatcattattcttttttatAAGTCATACTTTCATACATAGGTTGGAAAATGACAAATGGCATCGTAAtgtataaaattcatgatcatgccacaaatctcattttcatgcaatttatcataaccataattcatcgtaatgtataaaattcataatcatgccacaaatcttattttcatgcaatttatcataaccataattTATATTGAAATATTTATGAAGGATGTAATTTAATCAAACTCATTaatcacatgcaatcatatgcttgatcctatttttaagaaaatacatcataataaatatatttttcattattttattcttacaattaaacagtgatttttaaattaataagatCAGTGCCAGGATTACTTACCTTGATTCGCTCACGAATCTCTAGAACCAGATGATAATTTCACTGTACCTATCATCATCATAGACGACAGATTATTTACCACtcattcatcattttttttaattataatttatttatttattattatttcatttcatttaaATACATCTATTACCttaattctctatttatttaattacatatttattattattattatttattttatttttccttttctttttttttgtttttgtttctctctctctctctctttttttcattttttttctcccgatgcttcccctcttcttcttcttcttcttcttctggttCTCTCGTCCCCCCCTTTTTCTCTCGTAAGGGAAGTCGGGCTCGAGAGGGCCGAACGGCAGCCGGCGACGCCCCTTCGGCCGACTGGCGGCGCCCGCGGGTGGCCGTCGCCCGCGGTGCCTGCGGCACCCGCGGCTGCGGCCGTGGCCGTACCCACGGTCCACGGTTGCAGCCGTGGCCGAACCCACAGCCTGCGGGTCGGCGGTCCCCGGCCTCCGGCGCCCGCAGTCGCATGCCGTGCCTGCGGCCGGCGGTCCCCGGCCTCCGGCGCCCGCAGTCGCAGGCCGCGCCTGCGGCCCGTGGCCGGCATtccccttcctctttttttttttttctttctttcttgcttctCACCCAGGGAGACAGGCGTGAGTCGCCCCCTTTGTCCCACCagaggggagaagggaaagGCTCTGATCCGGCTGCAGTCCCTACCGACGACTGGCGGTGGCTGCGGCCGAAACCAAACGGCACTTGTGGCCGGGAGCCGGCGACGCAGACGACCACAGGTAcgccttcttcccctcttcttcttttgttttatttcattattataAGGTAAAAAGGACACAGGGTTAGGGTATACCTTGCTATGAGGAGAAGCTGCGGCTACTCTCTCCGGCGGCACTGGTGCGAGCTCCAAACCCTAGCagcggaggagaagaaaggggttAGAGGCAGAGTggggtggagaaggaggagtgcTTGGTGGATCTCAGATGCGGTCAATGGGGGAAATTTTACAAACGGCTATGCTCAGTCACCGCCGCAATTTCAGCGACGGTTGCGCGGGTTCATCGACCATTCAAATGGCCGCCGCAGATCTCACCCCCGTTATGCTCGAGAAGGCGCAGCCGAGGATTCCGGCATCTCCTTCGGCTTGGGCCTCACAtacattgagtatttgtttaAGAGAAATGGGGCAGTAGTTCGAGTTGCGTTATTGAAAATCAATATTTTTCAGTGCTAGTAATATAAACAAGTTTATGGTGGTGTGCATGATCAGAAGATATGAAACAAGAAAAGCATTGATGATACGTAAAATCGTAAGCAAAGGCTACTCCTTTGAAGACTGGCATGATTTGGAAAAGCGGGAAAACATTCCAAGAAACCTTACTTATCTACGAGAGGAGTCAGAGCAGGAGGTGATTCAGGTTGTGGGTTAGGGAAAGCAGGGccccttaaaaaaaattggaacaTGAAGTTCTTATGAAGTGGGTGTGGGAATGAGTTTCGTAAGAGACCCTAAAGTAGGCGTCAAACCCTAAAGTAGAAATTTCTggttaccaaaggaaaaaaCAGGAGTTTGCTTTTCTCGATCATACCTCTTGCTGTGTAAAATGATACCATTTGACTTCCCTGACAAGATTATCTGTGCTATCAAATATGATTGGTCaaacaaccccccccccccccccccgatcaTCTCGAATATCCACCATTAAGTTACTTTTGGTGTGCATGATCACTTGAACTAGAAATTTACTGAACGCATGTCATTATTATTCATGCCTGttatttttctatttgcaaTTATTGTTGGTGAAATCGAAGGATCCAAACGGCGAATAGGATGAAGAAattaagagaggaagaggaagaggaatcaAACACAGAAATTTTACGTAGTTCGGTAATGTGCATACGTCTACAGAAGCAAAACGGATGTAATTTCACTATCTCAAAATAACAagagttacaagatatttataGTTAAACCTGCCCCAGAGTCCCAACCCCTATCAGCATTCCTAGTAAAATAAAACACTAGATAAGTGCCCCAAAGATAAACAGATGTCATCGCTTCGCTCCGTTCCGTTAGAATACTAGTGTACCACTCAAATAAGAATATTAGTATACCATTGAATAAGAGTCATTTACTCTAATAATCTCCACCTTGGTGAATATTCATCCCtcaagaaaaaaataacttGGGACGCCACCTGACATCGATGGGTTAGAATACTTGCTCTCTAGCACCTAGAGATGTTAACCAAGTCCAAGCAATGCTTAAACTTGTCTGCAGTAAC contains:
- the LOC120107632 gene encoding uncharacterized protein LOC120107632; this translates as MRNREERALRNIAAKRRGTRAPSQGTTSQPAEPAPTATTTQPDFAGVYQVMTQLLQQQQQMQQLIQQQMQQQMQAMVRPAQRMDSCYERFRRLNPPMFEGGADYLAAETWIREIEEMFDALQFPEDVKIRLAIPMLKGNAKFWWTAMRATFEGDDEQLTWDGFKDIFYDQYFPKSVRLTKENEFLSLMQSENMTVLEYANKFNELGRFCPRLMEDDQSKANRFEQGLRYGIRSRLSVLIFNSYRDVLDRALKPGHIARDCPNKKENDSGPARPIDQRQKGGARVFALTQQDASASDEVVAGMIPINTIDAYVLFDSGSTHSFISSKFFASLNRTPDKLDEPLHVATPLKKTVVVDFIFKNCIIQIGDRELMADLIQLDIHDFDVILGMNWLSEYHAHIDCYGKKVVFQMPDNLKFFYQGDAPTIKPSLHIISAMSARKVLGKGCQAYLAYIMDTQKESGPDNIPVVREYPDVFPEELPGLPPNREIDFEINLILGVGPISKAPYRMAPAELRELKVQLQELLDKKFIRPSVSPWGAPVLFVKKKDGSMRLCIDYRELNKVTVRNKYPLPRIDDLFDQLQGAQIFSKIDLRSGYHQLKIRAEDVPKTAFQIRYGHYEFLVMSFGLTNAPAAFMDLMNRAFKQYLDHFVIVFIDDILIYSMSKEEHEDHLRKVLQTLREKKLYAKLSKCEFWLDNIAFLGHVISKEGKRAKFEWSEDCERSFQELKRWLVSAPVLTLPSNTGGFTIYSDASKKGLSCVLMQNDKVVAYASRHLKPYEQNYPTHDLELAAVVFALKIWRHYLYGEPCDIFTDHKSLKYIFTQKELNMRQRRWLELLKDYDLNIKYHPGKVNVVADALSRKSAVGTTALLTTQKQILKDLHMMQIGVTTKDAGSMLASLMVQPTLIEKIKAAQQTDA